A part of Prevotella melaninogenica genomic DNA contains:
- a CDS encoding HU family DNA-binding protein, which translates to MSIKFRMYQDNRKNSKRKGFWYARAVSPDLVGVKDLAQRISERCTVTEPDILAVISALVFEMNQVLKDGNRVKLDGLGTFRVGIHSQGVEKAKDFNAQRDIYGAHVLFAPTVTVDAMHRRVKNLISGLRIQEAVQYDAPKAADKAKDKGKKKDNKPSAGPEPEANTPSTEAHA; encoded by the coding sequence ATGTCAATCAAATTTCGTATGTATCAGGACAATCGTAAGAACAGCAAGCGCAAGGGTTTTTGGTATGCCCGTGCGGTATCTCCAGACCTTGTTGGTGTTAAGGATCTCGCTCAGCGTATCAGTGAACGTTGTACTGTTACAGAGCCAGACATTCTGGCTGTTATCAGTGCGTTGGTGTTCGAGATGAACCAAGTCCTCAAGGATGGTAACCGTGTGAAGCTCGACGGATTGGGAACTTTCCGTGTAGGTATTCATTCTCAGGGGGTTGAGAAGGCTAAGGACTTCAATGCACAGCGAGACATCTATGGTGCGCACGTGCTCTTTGCGCCAACGGTGACCGTTGATGCCATGCATCGTCGTGTGAAGAACCTCATCAGCGGTCTGCGCATTCAGGAGGCTGTTCAGTATGATGCGCCAAAGGCTGCCGATAAGGCTAAGGACAAGGGCAAGAAGAAGGATAATAAGCCTTCAGCTGGTCCAGAGCCTGAAGCGAATACTCCGTCTACTGAGGCTCATGCATAG
- a CDS encoding alpha-amylase family glycosyl hydrolase, protein MKRLLLLFSFLLTLLQGFSQGWPAKYQGVMLQAFYWDSYEDSQWTKLQSQADVISQSFNSIWVPQSGFCNTFGDGKSMGYNPVWWFKQNSSFGTQDELKQMIATFNAKNVAVIEDVVINHKSGNTDWCDFPEEEWNGKKLKWSLADICRDDEAKDKFPVSGNYDTGDHFGYRDLDHTSENVQKNVKTYLQFLKEEMGYKGFRYDMVKGYGAEFIKIYNEDANPEFSVGEYWDADYNNVVGWIKGTGYTSAAFDFPLKYIINNAFGNGNWGALTNKGVAGDPNMSRYAVTFIDNHDTYRNENGEKLQNNILAANAFILAMPGTPCIFLPHWKAYQTELQKMIAARNEAGITNQSRIVSGKYYDGGYVTIVQGEKSKIMVISGYPQGVNTEGYTLVSAGTAENPNYAFYKETNPTKDVTVYVEANEQPLYLYAWQDDNSPLTDGYPGSLLTQKRMVGDKVFYYMTFKTDRLNFLLNKGGDATKTGDIKGITKDVFYTYSNNNATDNTAQYEKEDVAGEVDLLTFKNNETVAFFESPASWSKVACWAWDSHSNYTGGSWPGQQCEYIGKAANGNKIWKWTCNATGVPTMIMFNNGVATGTQKSNEYAFTNGGYYTMTAMTSTGSNTDNIFEREFKENVKSTLCLPFNISPTEAAQLNGKLYQLTGAANGIFTLKSCNSIEAFKPYVFIANSTEKSLHPFQNKALLSGNAIPVTIGEYSFVGTMSKVKKVSTVETSYYIYSAANGSFVKANNDGGVVIPAYRCYFQTKSNAIAPAKMQIADETTGLSTLTLDSDDDIYTLNGLCLGKRFAQSKLPMGIYIYKGKKIFIK, encoded by the coding sequence ATGAAACGATTACTTTTACTATTTTCATTCCTGCTGACGTTGCTGCAGGGATTTAGTCAGGGATGGCCTGCTAAGTATCAAGGAGTTATGCTACAAGCGTTCTATTGGGACTCTTACGAAGACAGCCAATGGACGAAACTGCAATCACAAGCCGATGTTATCAGCCAGAGTTTCAATTCTATCTGGGTACCACAGAGTGGTTTCTGTAACACCTTTGGTGATGGCAAGAGTATGGGCTATAACCCTGTATGGTGGTTCAAGCAGAACAGCTCTTTCGGTACGCAGGACGAACTTAAACAGATGATTGCCACATTTAATGCTAAAAATGTAGCCGTGATAGAGGACGTGGTGATAAATCATAAGAGCGGTAACACAGACTGGTGCGACTTCCCAGAAGAGGAATGGAATGGGAAGAAACTTAAATGGTCATTGGCTGATATCTGTCGAGATGACGAGGCTAAAGACAAGTTCCCAGTTTCTGGCAATTACGATACAGGCGACCATTTTGGTTATCGTGACTTAGATCATACGAGCGAGAATGTGCAGAAGAACGTAAAAACCTATCTGCAGTTTCTCAAGGAAGAAATGGGCTATAAGGGTTTCAGATACGATATGGTGAAGGGCTATGGTGCGGAGTTTATCAAGATATACAACGAAGATGCCAATCCGGAATTTTCTGTTGGAGAGTATTGGGACGCCGATTATAATAACGTGGTAGGCTGGATTAAGGGCACAGGATACACCTCAGCAGCCTTCGATTTCCCTTTGAAATATATCATTAACAACGCCTTCGGAAACGGTAATTGGGGTGCACTGACCAATAAGGGTGTGGCTGGCGACCCAAATATGAGTCGCTATGCGGTGACTTTTATTGACAATCACGATACTTATCGCAACGAAAACGGTGAGAAACTGCAGAACAATATTTTAGCTGCCAATGCTTTCATCTTGGCAATGCCGGGTACACCTTGCATCTTCCTTCCTCATTGGAAAGCCTATCAAACGGAGCTGCAGAAGATGATTGCTGCACGTAACGAGGCTGGTATCACCAATCAGAGTCGGATTGTTTCTGGCAAGTACTACGATGGTGGATATGTGACAATCGTGCAGGGTGAGAAGAGTAAGATTATGGTTATCAGTGGTTATCCACAGGGAGTTAACACTGAAGGCTACACACTCGTATCAGCAGGAACGGCAGAAAACCCAAACTATGCTTTCTATAAGGAAACGAATCCTACCAAGGATGTCACGGTTTATGTGGAAGCAAATGAGCAACCACTTTATCTCTATGCGTGGCAGGACGATAATAGTCCGCTCACTGATGGTTATCCGGGAAGTCTGTTGACACAGAAAAGAATGGTGGGTGATAAGGTTTTCTATTATATGACCTTCAAGACCGACCGACTCAACTTCCTGCTCAATAAAGGTGGCGATGCTACGAAGACAGGCGATATTAAAGGTATTACGAAGGATGTCTTCTATACCTACAGCAACAACAATGCTACGGATAACACCGCACAATATGAGAAAGAAGACGTAGCTGGAGAAGTTGATTTGCTCACCTTTAAGAACAACGAAACCGTAGCTTTCTTTGAGTCGCCTGCATCATGGAGCAAGGTTGCTTGCTGGGCATGGGATAGCCATTCAAATTATACAGGTGGAAGCTGGCCGGGACAGCAGTGTGAATACATCGGAAAGGCTGCCAATGGCAACAAAATATGGAAGTGGACCTGCAATGCTACGGGCGTACCTACAATGATTATGTTTAATAACGGAGTAGCCACAGGTACACAGAAAAGCAATGAATATGCCTTCACCAATGGCGGCTATTACACGATGACGGCAATGACCAGTACTGGCAGCAACACCGACAATATCTTTGAACGTGAATTTAAGGAGAATGTGAAGAGTACGCTCTGTCTGCCTTTCAACATCAGTCCGACAGAAGCTGCACAGCTCAATGGAAAGCTCTATCAGCTGACAGGTGCTGCAAACGGCATCTTTACCTTAAAATCGTGCAACTCAATCGAGGCTTTTAAGCCTTATGTCTTTATTGCCAACAGCACCGAGAAAAGCCTTCATCCTTTCCAAAATAAGGCACTCCTCTCTGGCAATGCCATTCCTGTAACGATAGGCGAATACAGCTTTGTGGGTACAATGAGCAAGGTAAAGAAGGTCTCAACAGTCGAAACATCCTATTATATCTATTCTGCAGCCAATGGTAGCTTTGTAAAGGCTAACAACGATGGTGGTGTCGTTATCCCTGCCTATCGCTGTTATTTCCAAACAAAATCAAATGCAATAGCACCTGCCAAGATGCAGATTGCCGATGAAACCACTGGCTTAAGTACACTCACCTTAGACAGTGATGACGACATCTATACCCTGAATGGTTTATGTCTTGGAAAGCGTTTCGCACAATCAAAACTCCCCATGGGTATATACATCTACAAAGGAAAAAAGATATTTATAAAATAA
- a CDS encoding protein NO VEIN domain-containing protein, whose translation MAKQEIKYYNLPDKYWHRIHFVRPRFKSNIENVLLYMAGECCRIPDCSCEDYNKKYLNAIRMFPGNIDMAEKTLHNWRTEIPALFGFYVEDKEADITRTSKMATFLYENQDLTQFFRLFLMSFQFPGGHMKPQDLKDIIYLNIRFKPAKTIIQVLLAGNELLSSENSVKEMSLSAEEATYCIFNDVRVTSGQISPKQVAKTILDNRKNQIKYYNPADPHTKSLTGASRTKGDMTRYAGDILDYMELADLLTKNGSYFYLKGNELQAIQAFAKDKTWFKGYESFYGQNDLDTASLSAVEPNWFAYVNDSMKPDMFKTDIRSLLQQDDEIDIVFGERIQDVVSGDRTTKDIGNLGEAIICGHEKMRLKINGYGEQFIKLVQIVDSPSYRPGFDIDSFEGDGTEDHRYIEVKTTVSKQKIQMYGFHMSPNEWRVANTIKEHYCVYRLMLSAHSKVLIVLRNPVALYKTDKIEAMPRDGMEVSFDSNMFEPTEILAWKR comes from the coding sequence ATGGCCAAGCAAGAAATAAAATACTATAATCTGCCAGACAAATACTGGCATAGAATCCATTTTGTACGACCACGCTTCAAAAGCAATATTGAGAATGTTCTTCTTTATATGGCTGGAGAATGTTGCCGCATTCCAGATTGTAGTTGTGAGGATTATAATAAGAAGTACTTGAATGCCATAAGGATGTTCCCTGGTAACATTGATATGGCAGAAAAGACTTTACATAATTGGCGAACAGAAATCCCAGCACTCTTTGGCTTCTATGTAGAAGACAAGGAGGCTGACATTACTCGTACATCCAAAATGGCAACGTTCTTGTACGAGAACCAAGACCTCACTCAGTTTTTCAGACTTTTCCTTATGTCATTTCAATTCCCTGGTGGGCACATGAAGCCACAGGACTTGAAGGACATTATCTATTTGAATATACGATTCAAACCAGCCAAGACCATCATTCAGGTATTATTGGCAGGTAATGAGCTGTTGAGTTCCGAAAACAGCGTAAAGGAGATGTCTTTGTCTGCCGAGGAAGCCACCTACTGCATATTTAACGATGTTCGAGTAACCAGTGGGCAGATTTCTCCTAAGCAAGTTGCCAAGACCATCCTTGACAACCGTAAGAATCAAATCAAATACTATAACCCAGCCGACCCACATACGAAGTCACTCACAGGTGCTTCACGCACAAAGGGTGATATGACAAGGTATGCTGGAGACATTCTTGATTACATGGAGCTTGCCGATTTGCTTACCAAAAATGGCAGCTACTTTTATCTGAAAGGCAATGAGCTCCAAGCTATTCAGGCCTTTGCCAAGGATAAAACTTGGTTTAAGGGATATGAATCTTTCTATGGTCAGAATGACCTCGACACCGCAAGTCTTTCAGCTGTAGAGCCAAATTGGTTTGCATACGTCAACGACTCCATGAAGCCAGATATGTTCAAGACCGACATCAGAAGTCTGCTGCAACAAGATGATGAAATAGATATTGTATTCGGTGAGAGAATACAGGATGTTGTCTCTGGCGATAGAACGACAAAGGACATAGGAAACCTTGGCGAAGCAATTATTTGTGGTCATGAAAAGATGCGTTTGAAAATCAATGGCTACGGCGAGCAATTCATTAAACTCGTCCAAATTGTTGACAGCCCATCATACCGTCCGGGCTTTGACATAGATAGCTTTGAGGGTGACGGAACCGAGGACCACCGCTATATTGAAGTAAAGACAACTGTGAGCAAACAGAAAATCCAGATGTACGGCTTCCACATGTCGCCAAACGAGTGGCGAGTTGCCAATACAATCAAAGAGCATTACTGTGTCTATCGCTTGATGCTTAGTGCGCATAGCAAGGTACTGATTGTTCTCAGGAACCCAGTTGCTTTATACAAGACAGATAAGATTGAAGCGATGCCACGTGATGGTATGGAAGTTTCTTTCGACTCAAACATGTTTGAACCAACAGAAATTTTAGCATGGAAAAGATAA
- a CDS encoding NERD domain-containing protein — protein MIIVTLIPLLIFFAILYLRFNKGKIAEKMVHHKLMQLPEEYHVIDNVLFMSNGRSTQIDHIVVSPYAVFVIETKGYKGWIFGGESTEYWTQSIYGHKSAFYSPLLQNDGHIRFLKFMLKDLGNIPFVPIVVFNNEADLKVNVNNHIVVNRYYLKDTFLQYKDTVISQELKTKIISRIEASSWTQEKGAIREHKYNAKSKRYDTRNKIQHGVCPRCGGMLVERRGKYGRFYGCSNYPKCTFTLNK, from the coding sequence ATGATAATAGTTACACTCATACCACTGCTAATTTTCTTCGCAATCCTTTACCTTCGTTTCAACAAAGGTAAGATTGCAGAGAAAATGGTGCATCATAAGCTAATGCAACTACCTGAAGAGTATCATGTCATAGACAATGTTCTCTTCATGAGCAATGGTAGGTCAACACAAATTGATCATATTGTGGTATCACCCTATGCCGTGTTTGTAATTGAGACCAAAGGCTATAAAGGTTGGATTTTCGGTGGGGAGAGCACCGAATATTGGACGCAAAGCATATACGGACACAAGTCAGCCTTTTACAGCCCACTTCTGCAAAATGATGGGCATATTCGTTTCTTGAAGTTCATGCTGAAGGATTTAGGCAATATTCCATTTGTGCCTATCGTTGTATTCAATAACGAGGCAGACCTCAAAGTCAATGTCAACAACCACATTGTGGTTAACCGATATTATTTGAAAGATACCTTCTTACAATATAAAGACACTGTAATTAGTCAGGAACTCAAAACGAAAATCATCAGCCGTATTGAAGCGAGCAGTTGGACACAAGAGAAAGGAGCTATACGTGAACACAAGTACAACGCAAAAAGCAAGCGATATGACACCCGAAATAAGATTCAACATGGTGTATGCCCAAGATGCGGAGGTATGCTTGTTGAACGACGTGGAAAATATGGTCGTTTCTATGGATGCTCAAACTATCCCAAATGTACATTCACTTTAAACAAGTAA
- a CDS encoding helix-turn-helix domain-containing protein: protein MAKTTCRNRLRVFMADKYLTNSDLATKMNLSEVTISRWRSNRIQPSVLQLVELAEILKVDIKDLLEINHNEENRLAL from the coding sequence ATGGCAAAGACTACGTGCAGAAACCGATTGCGTGTTTTTATGGCTGACAAATATTTAACCAATAGCGACTTGGCAACAAAGATGAATCTATCTGAGGTTACCATATCACGTTGGCGTTCAAACAGAATACAACCATCTGTGTTGCAGTTGGTAGAGTTGGCCGAAATATTAAAGGTCGATATTAAAGACCTTTTGGAGATAAACCATAATGAAGAAAATAGATTAGCTTTATGA
- a CDS encoding TIGR04255 family protein gives MAILPQAPLVEVIFEIRWNANNSVDLQKYQIVVGTLSAALTDKFELPSALLPIGNIPLQAMLGQVVYRSKNKENKNLLYQTGPGVVSVNYAGNQYDWDLFKPQIINVIDKFAQLYHFNDNTTLTMQLRYLDFFDKDPADDTMDFVKRYFHLNINADYIDHPQGLGFSCEEQKDAGIFRFALNRGQKDGRRDGFILESSIQNTIKANMLLETDDKERFLGILDNSHVFLSNFFKNITRGSLYESFKVKKGKKDEQ, from the coding sequence ATGGCAATATTACCACAAGCCCCTCTTGTAGAGGTTATATTTGAAATTAGATGGAATGCAAACAATTCTGTTGACTTGCAAAAATATCAGATTGTGGTTGGCACTCTTTCTGCAGCTCTTACCGATAAGTTTGAATTACCTTCTGCATTGCTGCCTATCGGTAACATCCCGCTTCAGGCTATGCTTGGGCAAGTTGTATACCGGTCTAAGAATAAAGAGAATAAAAATCTTCTATATCAGACAGGGCCAGGAGTAGTTAGTGTTAATTATGCAGGTAATCAGTATGATTGGGATTTATTCAAGCCTCAGATAATAAATGTTATAGACAAGTTTGCGCAGTTATATCATTTTAATGATAACACAACGCTTACTATGCAACTGCGTTATCTAGATTTTTTCGATAAAGATCCGGCTGACGACACAATGGATTTTGTTAAACGATATTTCCATCTCAACATCAATGCTGATTATATTGACCATCCTCAGGGTTTAGGTTTCTCATGTGAGGAGCAGAAAGATGCTGGCATTTTCAGATTTGCATTGAACCGTGGGCAAAAAGATGGTCGTAGAGATGGCTTTATACTGGAGAGCAGTATCCAAAATACAATTAAAGCAAATATGCTTTTAGAAACAGATGATAAAGAGAGATTCTTGGGTATTCTTGATAATTCTCACGTTTTCCTAAGCAATTTCTTTAAGAATATCACGAGAGGATCACTTTATGAATCATTCAAAGTAAAAAAGGGAAAGAAGGATGAACAATAA
- a CDS encoding DNA cytosine methyltransferase has product MNKKHTFIDLFSGCGGLSLGFEMAGFESLIAIDHWQDALRTYAYNRPGAKTLCADLLALTPQEVEEAIQTNNVDVIIGGPPCQGFSVAGKRIIEDERNQLYKRFVAMVAHFQPKAFVMENVPNILSMGEGVIKKAILDDFEALGYNVQCKVLTASNYGVPQNRRRAVFVGLKNGEFDFNLPEVEHKVTTGEALSDLPECSMTDGDKYAVEPQNDYQKFIRANSSGVFNHETTEHNQKTIDIINLVPDGGNYKDLPESLQGIRKVHIAWTRLNSKAPSITIDTGHRHHFHYKWNRVPTVRESARIQSFPDTFVFTCSKTSQYKQVGNAVPPLMANAIAKHLKETLWPSKK; this is encoded by the coding sequence ATGAACAAGAAACATACATTCATTGACCTCTTTTCAGGATGTGGCGGTTTGTCGCTTGGATTTGAAATGGCAGGTTTTGAAAGTCTTATTGCCATAGACCATTGGCAAGATGCACTGAGGACCTACGCATATAATCGTCCTGGTGCGAAAACCTTGTGTGCAGACCTTTTGGCATTGACACCACAAGAAGTTGAAGAGGCGATACAAACGAATAATGTAGATGTCATTATCGGTGGACCTCCTTGTCAGGGTTTTTCTGTTGCAGGAAAAAGAATAATAGAGGACGAGCGAAACCAACTCTATAAAAGGTTTGTTGCAATGGTGGCTCATTTCCAGCCCAAGGCTTTTGTCATGGAAAATGTGCCTAACATATTGTCAATGGGAGAGGGTGTTATCAAAAAGGCAATCCTTGATGATTTTGAGGCATTGGGATACAATGTTCAATGCAAGGTGCTTACTGCCTCGAATTATGGCGTACCTCAAAATAGAAGAAGAGCTGTTTTCGTTGGCTTGAAAAATGGCGAGTTCGACTTTAATCTGCCAGAGGTAGAGCATAAGGTTACAACAGGTGAAGCATTGTCAGACTTGCCTGAATGCTCTATGACAGATGGCGACAAGTATGCGGTAGAGCCTCAGAACGATTATCAAAAATTTATCCGTGCAAACAGCAGTGGTGTTTTTAATCATGAGACTACCGAACACAACCAAAAGACAATAGACATTATCAACCTTGTTCCTGACGGCGGCAACTACAAAGACCTGCCCGAATCTTTACAGGGTATAAGAAAAGTTCATATCGCATGGACACGCTTAAACAGTAAAGCACCAAGTATAACCATTGATACAGGACACAGACATCACTTTCACTACAAATGGAATAGAGTTCCAACAGTTAGAGAGAGTGCAAGAATACAATCATTTCCAGACACGTTTGTGTTCACATGCAGTAAAACGAGCCAATACAAACAGGTCGGCAATGCCGTCCCCCCATTGATGGCGAACGCTATTGCTAAACATTTGAAAGAAACATTATGGCCAAGCAAGAAATAA
- a CDS encoding D-Ala-D-Ala carboxypeptidase family metallohydrolase codes for MINDSHSAEIDFEERLSPHFTVGEMLRSGTAVSMCIKNVPAVVPAEGESSREEVMENLRALCKSVLEPLRRRVGRVIVVGGYRCEALNKAVHGAEHSQHLRGEAVDIHVTGLEMCRKYAAVLAKTNFDQMILEPQESVKKRWIHISYKRDGKNRHQILGDK; via the coding sequence ATGATAAACGATAGTCATTCTGCTGAAATAGATTTTGAGGAGCGGCTCTCTCCTCATTTCACGGTGGGCGAGATGCTGCGTTCGGGGACGGCGGTGAGCATGTGTATTAAGAATGTGCCAGCGGTAGTTCCTGCAGAAGGTGAGAGCTCACGAGAGGAGGTGATGGAGAATCTTCGGGCACTTTGTAAAAGTGTTTTAGAGCCGCTCAGAAGGCGTGTAGGACGTGTGATAGTCGTTGGAGGTTATCGCTGTGAGGCACTCAATAAGGCTGTTCATGGGGCTGAACATTCGCAACATTTGCGGGGTGAGGCGGTTGATATTCATGTCACAGGACTGGAAATGTGTCGGAAATATGCGGCTGTCCTTGCCAAAACAAACTTCGATCAGATGATTCTTGAGCCGCAGGAGTCGGTAAAAAAGCGGTGGATTCATATCAGTTATAAGCGTGATGGGAAGAATAGACACCAGATTCTTGGGGATAAATAG
- the dcm gene encoding DNA (cytosine-5-)-methyltransferase gives MEKIKVASLFCGCGGMDLGVLGGFSYLGKEYKKNPFEIVYSVDNDNYCTQIYNANFEHKCIVKDVRDIDINEIPDFDMLIGGFPCQSFSISAQNPPRLGYKDERGMLFFEMVKILKERQPRFFIAENVKGLLSANKGQAFPMIMSEFKAAGYTVVHKLLNASEYGVPQKRERVIIIGFRDFEDYHKFSYPAKVKQADRKVLRDVISQESDTDESLFFSEKAVAGMMAVRQKMNKGRAMQLDEPCNTISAHLAKVSLNSTDPVYMVGERYRRFSSREAARIQSFPDTFLFDSVSQIRQYKAIGNAVPPVMMWHIAHTLVKCVSKQAPLPLVHKYQSLEEEETNGEWIQLSLFEPKALYFSKHNRGTLIAYCSKAENKNIFRYMQFKYGISDSDIEEHPELLSISRLVLHDKERVIGYYIVESVGLDKAKGTKSKKPSLVYMLEGTNEPIPHISSTDINLVI, from the coding sequence ATGGAAAAGATAAAAGTAGCCTCGCTGTTTTGTGGATGTGGTGGCATGGACTTAGGCGTGTTGGGCGGTTTCTCTTATCTTGGAAAAGAGTATAAGAAGAATCCGTTTGAAATTGTCTACTCTGTTGACAACGACAATTACTGTACTCAAATATATAATGCCAACTTTGAACATAAGTGCATCGTTAAAGATGTACGCGATATTGACATCAACGAGATACCAGACTTCGATATGCTTATTGGCGGTTTTCCTTGTCAGTCATTTTCTATTTCTGCACAAAATCCGCCACGCTTGGGATATAAGGATGAAAGGGGAATGCTCTTCTTTGAGATGGTAAAAATCTTAAAGGAGCGTCAACCTCGTTTCTTTATTGCAGAGAATGTCAAGGGATTACTCTCTGCTAATAAAGGACAAGCCTTCCCTATGATTATGAGCGAGTTTAAGGCAGCTGGCTATACCGTTGTACATAAACTGCTCAATGCTTCGGAATATGGCGTTCCTCAAAAACGAGAGCGTGTCATCATCATTGGTTTTCGGGATTTTGAAGACTACCATAAATTTTCCTATCCAGCAAAAGTCAAACAGGCAGACAGAAAGGTTTTGCGTGATGTCATTTCGCAAGAATCCGACACCGACGAATCATTATTCTTCAGTGAAAAGGCTGTTGCTGGCATGATGGCTGTTCGTCAAAAGATGAACAAAGGACGAGCCATGCAACTTGATGAGCCGTGTAATACGATAAGTGCACACCTTGCAAAAGTAAGCCTAAACAGCACAGACCCCGTCTATATGGTTGGTGAGCGTTACAGAAGATTCTCTTCTCGTGAGGCGGCACGTATACAGTCGTTCCCCGACACTTTCCTGTTTGATTCTGTGTCACAGATAAGACAATACAAGGCAATCGGTAATGCAGTGCCACCAGTTATGATGTGGCACATAGCCCATACTCTTGTTAAATGTGTTTCAAAGCAAGCCCCCTTACCTTTAGTTCACAAATACCAAAGTTTAGAAGAGGAAGAAACAAATGGAGAATGGATTCAATTGTCCCTCTTTGAGCCGAAAGCTCTATACTTCTCAAAGCATAATCGAGGCACTTTGATTGCATATTGTAGCAAGGCCGAAAACAAAAATATCTTCAGGTACATGCAGTTCAAATATGGAATTAGCGATTCTGACATAGAAGAGCATCCTGAATTGCTCAGTATTAGTCGCTTGGTTTTGCACGACAAGGAGCGAGTTATCGGCTACTATATTGTAGAGTCTGTTGGACTTGACAAAGCAAAAGGCACAAAGAGCAAGAAACCGTCTTTGGTGTATATGTTAGAAGGGACAAATGAGCCTATTCCACATATTAGTAGTACAGACATAAACCTTGTGATATAA
- a CDS encoding smalltalk protein, which produces MNKPIWKHILQILVTVLTALATSLGVSSCL; this is translated from the coding sequence ATGAATAAACCTATTTGGAAACATATTTTGCAGATTCTCGTAACCGTACTGACAGCATTGGCAACCAGCTTGGGAGTCAGTTCTTGTTTGTAA
- a CDS encoding ParA family protein codes for MKNKKIVFANQKGGVGKSTLCILFANYLAAKGKDVCIIDTDLQKTILMQRRKDKLIYEGEEEPYNVQDFDVTDVETMQTLVDSASQVEGYVLFDSPGNISEDGLAPLFVGADYIVCPYEYEDKALDSTGVFVQVLNVLREHNPQMNAQLFFVPNRIDPRIGTAEEQEMWRRTDEVFGNFGRVTPVVNSRATLKRTNTFELLGTQRDAVKKAFDYMLRRMK; via the coding sequence ATGAAGAATAAGAAAATTGTTTTTGCAAATCAGAAAGGTGGAGTAGGGAAGAGCACGCTGTGCATCCTCTTTGCTAATTATCTTGCTGCAAAGGGTAAGGACGTGTGTATCATTGATACCGACTTGCAGAAGACTATTCTGATGCAGCGCCGAAAGGACAAGCTCATCTATGAGGGCGAAGAAGAGCCATATAACGTGCAGGACTTCGATGTGACAGATGTCGAGACAATGCAGACGCTCGTCGACTCAGCTTCGCAGGTGGAGGGTTACGTGCTGTTCGACTCACCAGGTAACATCAGTGAGGACGGTTTAGCACCGCTCTTCGTGGGTGCCGACTATATTGTTTGTCCTTATGAATACGAGGATAAGGCACTCGATTCAACGGGTGTCTTCGTGCAGGTGCTCAATGTGTTGCGCGAGCATAACCCACAGATGAACGCACAACTCTTCTTCGTTCCTAACCGCATCGACCCTCGTATCGGTACGGCTGAAGAGCAAGAGATGTGGCGCAGAACCGATGAGGTGTTTGGTAACTTCGGACGTGTCACACCCGTTGTCAACAGCCGTGCGACACTTAAGCGTACAAACACTTTTGAATTGCTTGGTACGCAGCGCGATGCAGTGAAGAAAGCGTTTGATTATATGCTGAGGAGGATGAAGTAA